A genomic segment from Methanobrevibacter millerae encodes:
- a CDS encoding HAD family hydrolase, which produces MIKYYVDEFFNDINFSDIRGHDFSNPAKPMACGVKKIMHKLKIPKEETIFIGDTMIDIKTAINGEIDFVLVGWGYGRNDAFKSDYPLKIIDDIKELPDIIQ; this is translated from the coding sequence ATGATAAAATACTACGTTGACGAATTCTTCAATGACATCAATTTCTCAGACATCAGAGGCCATGACTTTTCAAATCCGGCAAAACCTATGGCATGCGGCGTTAAAAAGATAATGCACAAGTTAAAAATCCCCAAAGAGGAAACGATTTTTATTGGAGACACCATGATTGACATCAAGACTGCAATAAACGGTGAAATCGATTTTGTTCTTGTTGGATGGGGCTATGGAAGAAATGACGCATTCAAAAGCGATTATCCATTAAAAATTATCGATGACATTAAAGAACTGCCCGACATCATCCAATAA